In Arthrobacter burdickii, one DNA window encodes the following:
- a CDS encoding MDR family MFS transporter has translation MTPPAVPPAAPAEGKQHMVLLFIGLMLSMLLAALNQTVLSTALPTIVGELHGVNEMLWVITAFILASTVTMPIYGKLGDLMGRRALLMAAIVLFMIGSVVGALANDMAVLITARVIQGLGGGGLMILSQAVIADVVPPRERGKYMGMMGGVFAIASVAGPLLGGWFTEGPGWRWVFWINIPLGLLALAGAVFFLKLPRHSGRPRLDLGGMVLLAITTTCLVLFATWGGSKYEWSDPIILGLIAGTVLGAVAFVLVERRTTEPIIPLHLFRDLNFNLATIAGLFIGVAMFGAIGYLPTYLQMAFSVNATKSGLLMIPMMGALLVASVVSGQLVSRTGRYKWMPIAGGVLVAVALVLLSTLKPGSPLWEICAYLAVMGLGLGLSMQIMVLIVQNSFPLREVGTATASNNFFRQIGATLGSAVVGSLFAHRLADLLVERLPAAATGGGAPGGSNSLTPALVAQLPAPIREAVISSYNDALTPIFVWMVPLALIAAVLMCFVKEKPLATAVEHDVLSESISEGSILITADDDDSPVPATRSAR, from the coding sequence ATGACACCTCCAGCCGTTCCCCCCGCGGCACCGGCCGAAGGAAAACAGCACATGGTGCTGCTCTTCATCGGACTGATGCTCTCGATGCTCCTGGCCGCACTCAACCAGACCGTGCTGAGCACGGCGCTGCCCACGATCGTGGGTGAACTCCACGGAGTCAACGAGATGCTGTGGGTCATCACTGCGTTCATTCTCGCCTCGACGGTGACCATGCCCATCTACGGCAAACTCGGTGACCTGATGGGACGCAGGGCCCTGCTGATGGCCGCCATCGTGCTGTTCATGATCGGTTCGGTCGTGGGCGCCCTGGCGAACGACATGGCCGTGCTCATCACTGCCCGCGTCATCCAGGGCCTGGGTGGTGGCGGCCTGATGATCCTGTCGCAGGCGGTCATCGCCGACGTCGTTCCGCCTCGTGAACGCGGTAAGTACATGGGGATGATGGGCGGCGTCTTCGCCATCGCCTCGGTCGCCGGCCCCTTGTTGGGCGGCTGGTTCACCGAGGGGCCCGGCTGGCGGTGGGTGTTCTGGATCAACATCCCCCTGGGGCTGCTGGCGCTGGCCGGTGCCGTGTTCTTCCTCAAGCTGCCTCGACACTCCGGCAGGCCTCGCCTCGACCTGGGCGGCATGGTGCTGCTGGCGATCACGACGACCTGTCTGGTGCTCTTCGCCACCTGGGGGGGCAGCAAGTACGAGTGGAGCGACCCGATCATCCTCGGGCTCATCGCCGGCACGGTCCTCGGCGCCGTCGCGTTCGTCCTCGTGGAGCGACGGACGACCGAGCCGATCATTCCGCTGCACCTGTTCAGGGACCTCAACTTCAACCTCGCCACCATTGCCGGCCTCTTCATCGGTGTGGCCATGTTCGGGGCGATCGGCTACCTGCCGACGTACCTCCAGATGGCTTTCAGCGTCAACGCGACCAAGTCCGGCCTGCTCATGATCCCGATGATGGGCGCGCTCCTGGTGGCATCGGTGGTCTCCGGCCAGCTGGTCAGCCGTACCGGCCGCTACAAGTGGATGCCCATCGCGGGCGGCGTGCTGGTCGCCGTCGCCCTGGTGCTGCTCTCCACCCTGAAGCCCGGGTCGCCGCTCTGGGAGATCTGCGCCTATCTGGCCGTCATGGGTCTCGGGCTGGGCCTGAGCATGCAGATCATGGTGCTGATCGTGCAGAACTCGTTCCCGCTGCGCGAGGTGGGTACCGCTACCGCGTCGAACAACTTCTTCCGCCAGATCGGCGCCACGCTGGGCTCGGCAGTCGTCGGAAGCCTCTTCGCCCACCGGCTGGCCGACCTGCTGGTTGAACGGCTGCCCGCCGCGGCCACCGGGGGCGGGGCGCCGGGAGGATCGAACTCACTCACCCCGGCGCTGGTCGCCCAACTGCCGGCGCCGATCAGGGAGGCCGTCATCTCCTCCTACAACGACGCACTCACCCCGATCTTCGTCTGGATGGTTCCGCTGGCGCTGATCGCCGCCGTGCTGATGTGCTTCGTCAAGGAAAAGCCGCTCGCCACCGCCGTCGAACACGACGTACTGTCCGAATCGATCTCCGAGGGCAGCATCCTGATCACCGCGGACGACGACGACTCGCCCGTCCCGGCCACCCGGTCCGCGCGCTAG
- a CDS encoding TetR/AcrR family transcriptional regulator, with amino-acid sequence MSQSCAPSLRERQKAETWRALHHAAVASVLERGLERSTIESITDRAGVSQRTFFNYFPSKEDAVLGLRAPVLDPALLEGFSFAQDVLGQVSRLLLAVAGSSHEGVDQVRRRELTRQYPHLIHRLIERMNEAENLVRGALAGLLADNPEWAAGMGESGVDDVARVTVMTAAIPLRFTVASGTYSPAAGLAPEDLGPALALFHSVQRKLL; translated from the coding sequence ATGAGTCAGAGTTGCGCTCCGTCGCTGCGGGAGCGCCAGAAGGCAGAGACATGGCGAGCTCTCCATCACGCCGCCGTCGCATCGGTCCTGGAGCGGGGACTGGAAAGGTCCACCATCGAGTCCATCACCGATCGGGCCGGCGTGTCACAGCGCACGTTCTTCAATTACTTCCCGTCCAAGGAGGATGCTGTGCTGGGCCTGCGGGCCCCCGTGCTGGATCCGGCCCTGCTGGAGGGTTTCTCCTTCGCGCAGGACGTGCTGGGCCAGGTCTCGCGTCTCCTCCTGGCGGTTGCCGGCAGTTCCCACGAGGGGGTGGACCAGGTCCGGCGCCGTGAGCTGACCCGGCAGTATCCCCACCTGATCCATCGGCTGATAGAGCGCATGAACGAGGCCGAGAACCTGGTGCGCGGAGCGCTGGCCGGCCTGCTGGCCGACAATCCGGAGTGGGCCGCGGGGATGGGGGAGAGCGGTGTGGACGACGTCGCCCGCGTCACCGTCATGACCGCCGCCATTCCCCTGCGCTTCACGGTCGCTTCCGGCACCTACAGCCCCGCAGCCGGCCTGGCGCCCGAGGATCTCGGGCCCGCCCTCGCACTTTTCCATTCCGTACAAAGGAAACTTCTATGA